Within Corynebacterium timonense, the genomic segment CGTCGCCTTCGCGGCGGGCTTTCTGCCCTGGCTTGCCGCCTACGACCGGCAGATGTACTTCTTCTACGCCGCCGCCCTTGTGCCCTTCACCATCGTGCTCATCACGCTGGCGTTGGGGCGGATCGCGCAGTTGGGCCGACCCGTAGCCTGGCGCTGGTTGCGGCGCCTCGCTGGCTACCCCGTTACCACCGGGCAAGCCGCCGTCATCGTCTACGTCGCGGTCGTGGTGGGGATGTTCTTCTACTTCGCCCCCATCTTGTATGGCATCCGCATCCCGGAAAGCTACTACCAGTCGCTGATGTGGCTGCCCAGCTGGACCTAGCGTGACGCCCACCGCCGGCCCGGCGCGGCGGGCCTACGCCGGGTCGGCGCCCAGCAGGCGCCATGCGCGGCGCACATCCGCGCCCCGGTCCGTCGCCCACGTGGCCACGAGCACGAGGAAGGAAAACAGCTGGATCACCAGCGGGCCGGCGGTGCCCCGCGCGGAATCAAGCAGCAGGTCGCGCACCGTAAAGCCGAGAGTGAAGGTGAACATCGTGCCCACGATGAGGAGGATGCCGGGGATCTGTGTGGGCTTCCAGGCGGCGAACGCGAGCGCGAGGGCAACGCCGAAGCGGACGGCCGCGACGTCGGGGGCCGCCCCGGCGGCGACGAGGTTGACCGCCCAGACGCCCCACACAATAGCGGCCACGACGAGCGCGACGCGGCACAGCGACAACAGCAGAAAACGGCGGCGGGAGAAGCGCCGCCACTCGCTTTCCACACCGGCGAGGATCGCCTCGGACAGGTCCGGCGGCGGGGCCATGCCGCCGCCGACCTCGGCAAAGCGCAGGTTCTTCGACAGCGCGACGAGCCGGTCCCAGTAGGCCCGGCACTCCTCGCATTGCGCGAGGTGGGCGTCGACAATCGCGTCGTCGAGACCCGTGCCTTCCCCGTCGAGCCGCGCGGACAGCGCCGCTTGGACGTCCTCGTGGCTAAGCACGGGTCAGCGCCCTATCGAGGCTGGCCCGGCCGGCGCCGAAGACCACGACGAGAAACAGCGCCGCGACGAGCACCATGGGGTACTCGATGCCCCCGTCTTCAAGGAAAAAGCCCTGGCTGAGGTGCACGAAGTACCCCGCGGCGAGCACGAGGAGCGCCAGGACGCTGGCGACGATCGTGGTCAGCAACCCGATGATGAGGAAGGCTCCCCCGATCAGCTCGACGGTGCCCGAGATGTACGCGGACAGCGTCGGCTGCGGCATGCCAGCCTCGCCGAGCCCGCGCGCGGTCTGCGCCATACCGACGTCGAACCAGGCGCGGTAGCCGCGGGCGACGAAGACTGCTCCGACGACGATGCGCACGAGGAAAAGCGCGAAATCGCGGACCGCGGGCCTGTTCATGGGTGTAAGACTACCCATGGAACCTGTTGGCGGAAACATCGGTCTAAGAAGGTATGAGCGATTCACTCGGCGATTCACTCGGCCCCGTGGTGGGCGACGACGGCCGCGCGCGGCCCCCGTGGGCGGCACGCGACCCCCTTTTAATGCACTACTACGACACGGAGTGGGGCATGCCCGTGCGCGACGAGCGCGGCATGTTCGAGCGCGTCTGTTTGGAGGGTTTCCAGGTCGGGCTGTCCTGGCGGCTCGTGCTGCAACGGCGCGAGGCGCTGCGCCGCGCCTTTTTCGATTTCGACCCCGACCAGGTCGCCCGCATGGACAGCATCGAGCATTTGCTTGACGACGCCACACTGATCCGCAACCGCCGCAAACTCGCCGCGGCCATCACAAACGCGCAGGCCACGCTTGCTTTACGGGAGGAGGGCACCCACCTGGGCGAGCTCGTGTGGTCCTTCCAGCCGGAGCAGACGCCGGCGCCGCGGACGATGGAGGAGGTGCCTACCCAGTCCCCGGAATCCCGCGCCCTGGCCGCGGAGCTCAAGCGCCGCGGCTTCACCATGGTCGGCCCGGTAACCATGTACGCGCTCATGGAGTCCGTGGGAGTGATCGACACGAACCTGCTGGCCACGTGGCGCCGGGGCGCCTCCGGAATCTGGCATGCTGGGTGAGGCTCACGTATTCCCCAAGGAGGTCTGCTTAGCTATGCACACCGGAGCCGCCATCGTCCAGACGCTGGAACGCCTCGGGGTCACACGCGCCTACCACGTTCCCGGCGAGAGCTTCCTCGCCGTTCTTGACGGCCTGTACGATTCCGACATCGAGACCATCACCTGCCGCCACGAGGCAGGCGCGACGTACGCCGCCGAGGCCCACGGCAAGGCAACCGGCCGGGCTGGGGTCGCGCTGGTGACCCGCGGGCCGGGCGCCGCCAACGCGAAAATCGGCGTCTACACCGCCTGGCAGGACGAAACCCCCCTTGTCCTGTTCATTGGCCTGATCCCCACGTCGGACCGCTACCGCGACTCCTTCCAGGAGTTCGACCCGGTCGGGTGGTTCGGCGGGATCACCAAGGGTGTGTTCGTCGTGGATGACCCTCAGCGCGCGAGCCGGATCGTGGCCAACGCGTTCCATCTCGCCGAGTCGGGCCGCCGCGGACCGGTCGTGGTGGGGCTGCCCGAAGACCTCATCGAGATGCCCTTCGAGGGCCAGCTTGCCCACCCCATTGCCCCGGCGCGCGGGGCCGTCTCCCCGGCAGACATCGCCACCGTTGAGGAGGCGCTGCGCGACGCCTCACGCCCCCTCCTTGTCGCGGGCGCGCAAGGGTGGACGCAACGGGCCTGCGATGCGGTGCGCGACTTCGCCGAGACGAACCAGATTCCGGTGCTCGGGGAATTCCGCGCGTCCGACCGCATTCACTTCGATTCCCCCGCCAACGCCGGCTGGCTTGGCACCGCTCGAAGCGACCACTCGGCGCACCTGTTGGACACAGCGGACGTCGTCGTCTGCCTCGGGGCGAAGCTCAGCGACAAGCCGACAGATAACTTCACCTTGCGTCAAGACCCGGGTGCCCGCACCATCGTGGTCAGCGCCGACTCCGAGCTCAAGGGCCACGTGAGCAGCGTGACCCACCATGTGCTCGCGGACCCGGCTGTCTTTGCCACCACCCTCGGGGACATCGACCTGACGGGTGCCCCGGACACAACGGAGTGGTACACCACCGCGCGCGCCCACCACCAGGAGTTTTCCACCCCGGCCCCCTTCGACGACCTCGAGGACGGGGCCGTCGATGTCAACCGCGTCATGCAGGCCATCACCCAGCGGCTGCCGGACAACGCCCTGTGTACCTTCGGTGCCGGGAGCCACTGCGCGTGGCCGCAGCGTTACTTCCCTACCCGCGCCTACCCCTCGATGCTGGCGACGCGGCTCGGGGCTATGGGCTACAGCGTGCCCGCTGCGTTGGCGGCGAAGCTCGCGCTCCCCGAACGCACCGTCGTTGCCTTCACGGGCGACGGGGAGCTCCTCATGAACGGCCAGGAGCTCGTGACGGCCGTGCGCTACAACGCCCCCATGCTCGTCATCCTCCTCGACAACTCCCAGTACGGCACCATCCGCGAGCACCAAGAGGACATGTACCCGGGGCGCGTATCGGGCACACAGCTGGATAACCCCGATTTCTCGGCGTGGGCGCGCTCTCTCGGCGCGTGGGCGGAAACGCTCGACACCGCCGCCGAGGTGGACGCCGTTGTGGGGCGCGCGTTCGACGCTCTTGCCCACGGTCACGTGGCCCTGGTGCATGTGGTGGTGGACCAAGAACACGCGTCGCCGAATTAGTCGTCTCCGTTAATCGTCCCCGTTAATCGCCCCCGTTAATCGTCATCGACGTCGGCGAAGGCCTCCTCCACCGAGTCGTACTCCTCCTCGGTCGCCTCCCAGACTTCCTTGACGGCGCTCAGGTTCACTGCCGCGATGATGAGCCCGACGATGATGTCGAACCAGGCCGTGGGCCACACGAACGTGGCGAGGCCGGCGGCGATGATGAGGACGTTGGCGAGGGCGTCGTTACGCGCTGCGAGCCACGCACCTGTCGCGAGAGCCGTACCGGAGCCGCGCACCTTGAGCAAGATCAGGGCGCAGACGACGTTGACCACGAGGGCGCCGGCAGCGACGAGTGTGAGCCCCTCTGGGGCGACCGGCACAGGGTCGAGGACCTTGCGCACGACGGTGACCAGCGCCGCAATCGCGGGGATGAGGATGAGAAGCGCCAGCACGCGCCCCATGACGCGGCGCCGCGGCGCGCTCATTGCCACGGCGAAGAAGACGAGCAGGTTGATCGCGGTGTCCTCGAGGAAGTCCGCCGAGTCGGCGAACAACGCGGCGGAGCCGAGCGCCACAGCCGCGAAGAACTCGACGAAGAAGTAGCCCAGGTTGAGCAGGGCGACGATGAGGACGGCGCGGCGCAGTTTTTCGGTGGTCACGATACGAAGTTACTCCCCTAGCCCGAAACTTATCCCGTGTCCGGACAATGCTGCTGGCCTTTACTAAGATTTTCCCCAACAAATTGAGATAGGCGTCAAGCTTGTGGATGTTACTTGTATGACACCAACAGTTTTAGCACTATTCGCATCTCCACCCACCACCCGACGATTACGAAACCACACCTCCGGAAATCTCACCTCGACACCTTAAATATCGATCCTGCGCGTTAGGTTTCCTACAATTGAGCTAAAAGTGCGTCCAAGACGAGTCGACCTGGCGTGCGACTGCGGCCCGCTTAACCTCAATATCGAGAGAAAGCCCCTGCAACATGATCGCGGATCCGATCCGAAACGCCTGAGTGGTCATCCGACTTTTATCTGAAATCATTGCTAGCGCCCCGGTTTTAAGGGCCCTCCGTTTGGGTGATGGCTCGCCCGAGCCTGCTTCCCAGCTCAGATGGACTCGACGCTAACCCTACGACACATCCTTGCGGACAGGTTACACCGCACAATCTAAAGCGCCGCTGGGTGAACCCTACCTCAACCGTGGGGCGGTTCAACATATTTTTGGAGGCCTAGTAGCCGAAATGACACTATGCGCGCGCCCAGCCGATTCGGAGTCAAAGGCGATATTGTACGCGCTATGAAACACGATCGAGCATAGCAAGCCGTATTTTCGCTCTAGAAAGCGCGAAATTAGTGCAAATACACCCATATGTATTGCCCCGAGTACCGATCCAATCCGAAAATGGGTCAGGCCGAACCCAATACTGCCTAGGAGTATCGAAGCAGCGCCGCGATCTTCCCTCCAGATGAGTTCCTCTGAAGCTGCAACCGAAATGGTCAGGAAAATCTGGGATCTAGATAGCAGATAGAAACGATACTCCGGAATTCGGCGAGCTAGAGTGCAAACACTAAGGCCATGCCATAGAAAACCTGCGCACGAAGAAAGCAAGATGTGTCCAACTCCCACTTTAAAAGATGGAAACCTTTGCGAGTTCTGCGTGACTATTCGTAGCAATGACGCACCGGCAATAATTCCGGTAGGGAAGTCGTGGTACCACCCTTCAGAGAGTTGGAGCTTTCCTGGCCACTTTCGGCGAGCAAAGAGAACAAGCTCCGGTCCTTTAAAGGTCCAAGCTAAATGGGTGATTTTTGATGGCGATATCACTTCTCTGCCCCCAAAAGAACCACATAAAGTGCGGCATCGTCTACACCGTTGTGGTCGGCGAGAATGGAGTTCACCTCGCAATCGATAAATCCTCCAAAAACTCGGGATTGAACGTTGACACTCGTTGACACGGTGAGCAGGTTCTGCGCAACATGACCGCACTCCATTAGACAAAAGCGCAGAGCTCGCTGAGAGTATTTGAAGCGGCTTCGCCAGAAACTCGCACTTATGATAACGAATGCCGATGCTTCGTTCGCTACCTCCGGTATTAAGAGAGCCTCGCCCAGAGAGTCGAGATCAACGTCGCTTCGAATATGCGCAAGTCCCTTTCTGTAGGGATCGAAGTGGTGCAGCTCTCCTGGTTCAAAAGTCTCGACTTTTCGAGACAGGAGATACAGATCAAGCGGGTAAAGAGCCCCGCCGGATGGTACGTTCCTCCGCGTCTGATCGCCATGACCAAATGAGTAAGCCCCATAAGAGTGATCGAGTATTTGGTGGATCGAAGACAGGGAGAGCTCACCTCCTCCGAATTGGGGGCAGGAACGCCGCGCTCGGAGCAAATCGTCTAGCCCACCCGGTAGTGGATCAGGTTCGCCTAGGTCAATGAAGGGCCTCGAGGAGTACCGTCTCGAGGCTCGCCCACTCATCTTTTGTAGTTCTGGCGATTGCAGCAGAGGAGGAATACCGGGAGTTTCCCAGGCGAGGCCGTCCCGCGTTAGCTTCGAGGCCTCAAAGTAGTCCTCACTGGGGTCGAACAGCTCTGGTACGCCGGTATTATAAACAATTTCCCGAAGGTTAGCGCTGTGACTTGCGTCGGCTGCAGATGACATGATCTTTCTCCTTAGGGAAACGGATGGGGAAACGGATTAAAATCGGCAAAGTCTAGGTCATCCGACTGTAGTCCGAGTTCGCGAGCGCGCGTGCGGAGTCGTGTACTGCCAAGATAACGGCGATGGAATCCAACGTCCAACATTTGGAGCTGGGGGCTGAAGGCCTTGAAAACTGCGCCGCCTGCCTCGCGTACATCTGGACTTGTAAGGTCCTTCGCGAAAACCTCAATCTCTTGAGAATTCAGGGCTGATACGATGGCAGCAATCTCTTCATTCGGCGAGGTACTAGTAAAATCACTCCCCGAAGAAACACTAGTTCGCTTATCCGACGAGATAAGAAACTTCACGCGGTCGCGCGATTCCGCATTCGCATAAAAACGGATGTGATCATCAAAATCTCTAATCTCGGCTATCATGTCACAAGTATTGGGGTCGATTGCGTTGCCGTCTCGCTGCTCAGCCTTAACCCAATTCCTTGTTTGCAAACACTCAATCGCGGCGTCTTGTGCTGCCTTGAGTATTGTTGGACCAGCTGATGCTCCCAAGGCCACAGGTGCATGATCAGTGAATGGGTTAATTGCGACCGCTAATACTGCTGGAATGTTTGAGATGCTCGAGAGATCAATCAAATAGACGTCAATACCCGATGGTTTTACGTAACGAGCCATGAATTGAGATAGATCCGCGCTTGATTCAATATCGAGAAGAGGCATGCTGAGACCAGAGTGCCACGTAATCATGAATGCGTCACGCTCAACTAGCTCATAAAGACCACCAAGAATCGCCTCTGCCGGAGTCGAGTGAAATGCTAACCCGCTGCTTGTTGCGTATCCTACCGCTGA encodes:
- a CDS encoding zf-HC2 domain-containing protein, yielding MLSHEDVQAALSARLDGEGTGLDDAIVDAHLAQCEECRAYWDRLVALSKNLRFAEVGGGMAPPPDLSEAILAGVESEWRRFSRRRFLLLSLCRVALVVAAIVWGVWAVNLVAAGAAPDVAAVRFGVALALAFAAWKPTQIPGILLIVGTMFTFTLGFTVRDLLLDSARGTAGPLVIQLFSFLVLVATWATDRGADVRRAWRLLGADPA
- a CDS encoding DoxX family protein is translated as MNRPAVRDFALFLVRIVVGAVFVARGYRAWFDVGMAQTARGLGEAGMPQPTLSAYISGTVELIGGAFLIIGLLTTIVASVLALLVLAAGYFVHLSQGFFLEDGGIEYPMVLVAALFLVVVFGAGRASLDRALTRA
- a CDS encoding DNA-3-methyladenine glycosylase I; its protein translation is MSDSLGDSLGPVVGDDGRARPPWAARDPLLMHYYDTEWGMPVRDERGMFERVCLEGFQVGLSWRLVLQRREALRRAFFDFDPDQVARMDSIEHLLDDATLIRNRRKLAAAITNAQATLALREEGTHLGELVWSFQPEQTPAPRTMEEVPTQSPESRALAAELKRRGFTMVGPVTMYALMESVGVIDTNLLATWRRGASGIWHAG
- a CDS encoding thiamine pyrophosphate-dependent enzyme, whose amino-acid sequence is MHTGAAIVQTLERLGVTRAYHVPGESFLAVLDGLYDSDIETITCRHEAGATYAAEAHGKATGRAGVALVTRGPGAANAKIGVYTAWQDETPLVLFIGLIPTSDRYRDSFQEFDPVGWFGGITKGVFVVDDPQRASRIVANAFHLAESGRRGPVVVGLPEDLIEMPFEGQLAHPIAPARGAVSPADIATVEEALRDASRPLLVAGAQGWTQRACDAVRDFAETNQIPVLGEFRASDRIHFDSPANAGWLGTARSDHSAHLLDTADVVVCLGAKLSDKPTDNFTLRQDPGARTIVVSADSELKGHVSSVTHHVLADPAVFATTLGDIDLTGAPDTTEWYTTARAHHQEFSTPAPFDDLEDGAVDVNRVMQAITQRLPDNALCTFGAGSHCAWPQRYFPTRAYPSMLATRLGAMGYSVPAALAAKLALPERTVVAFTGDGELLMNGQELVTAVRYNAPMLVILLDNSQYGTIREHQEDMYPGRVSGTQLDNPDFSAWARSLGAWAETLDTAAEVDAVVGRAFDALAHGHVALVHVVVDQEHASPN
- a CDS encoding cation transporter codes for the protein MTTEKLRRAVLIVALLNLGYFFVEFFAAVALGSAALFADSADFLEDTAINLLVFFAVAMSAPRRRVMGRVLALLILIPAIAALVTVVRKVLDPVPVAPEGLTLVAAGALVVNVVCALILLKVRGSGTALATGAWLAARNDALANVLIIAAGLATFVWPTAWFDIIVGLIIAAVNLSAVKEVWEATEEEYDSVEEAFADVDDD
- a CDS encoding SagB/ThcOx family dehydrogenase — encoded protein: MSSAADASHSANLREIVYNTGVPELFDPSEDYFEASKLTRDGLAWETPGIPPLLQSPELQKMSGRASRRYSSRPFIDLGEPDPLPGGLDDLLRARRSCPQFGGGELSLSSIHQILDHSYGAYSFGHGDQTRRNVPSGGALYPLDLYLLSRKVETFEPGELHHFDPYRKGLAHIRSDVDLDSLGEALLIPEVANEASAFVIISASFWRSRFKYSQRALRFCLMECGHVAQNLLTVSTSVNVQSRVFGGFIDCEVNSILADHNGVDDAALYVVLLGAEK
- a CDS encoding YcaO-like family protein is translated as MSTKPKSSNINYSQLPSGERWSTLEDGINRARLLVSDRVGIVSRVFDKVHDIDDSYCYSIGAETADGEFLIGSTNNKFNGGGAISETATYLAAIGECVERYSGAWVPWESLRRTSYSELRKDSTPGVHPDQWTPFHARQFEDPNFEYRPLTNDLELNWSAAQNLANGNTVWVPSQMLYLYPTDPHYGQSAVGYATSSGLAFHSTPAEAILGGLYELVERDAFMITWHSGLSMPLLDIESSADLSQFMARYVKPSGIDVYLIDLSSISNIPAVLAVAINPFTDHAPVALGASAGPTILKAAQDAAIECLQTRNWVKAEQRDGNAIDPNTCDMIAEIRDFDDHIRFYANAESRDRVKFLISSDKRTSVSSGSDFTSTSPNEEIAAIVSALNSQEIEVFAKDLTSPDVREAGGAVFKAFSPQLQMLDVGFHRRYLGSTRLRTRARELGLQSDDLDFADFNPFPHPFP